A single genomic interval of Camelina sativa cultivar DH55 chromosome 11, Cs, whole genome shotgun sequence harbors:
- the LOC104720932 gene encoding serine/threonine-protein kinase SRK2F, translating to MERYDILRDLGSGNFGVAKLVRDKSNGEFYAVKYIERGLKIDEHVQREIINHRDLKHRNIIRFKEVFVTPTHLAIVMEYAAGGELFERICNAGRFSEDEARYYFKQLISGVSYCHAMQICHRDLKLENTLLDGSPSSQLKICDFGYSKSSVLHSQPKSTVGTPAYVAPEVLSRKEYNGKIADVWSCGVTLYVMLVGAYPFEDPEDPRNIRKTIQRILSVHYAIPDYVRISAECKHLLSRIFVADPDKRITVPEIEKHPWFLKGPVVVPLEENCDNGVEDDEEEEEEKCRQSVEEIVKIIEEARKGVNGMNTNGGLGLIDGSMDLDEIDDADIYDDVDDDDERNGDFVCAL from the exons ATGGAGAGATACGACATCTTAAGAGATCTTGGCTCCGGTAACTTTGGAGTTGCCAAGCTTGTCAGAGACAAATCCAACGGAGAGTTTTACGCCGTTAAATACATCGAGAGAGGccttaag ATTGATGAACATGTTCAGAGAGAGATCATAAACCACAGAGACTTGAAGCATCGTAATATCATCCGATTTAAAGAG gttttTGTGACACCAACACATCTTGCAATAGTAATGGAGTATGCAGCAGGCGGTGAACTTTTCGAAAGAATTTGCAATGCCGGTCGATTCAGCGAAGACGAA GCAAGATATTATTTCAAACAACTGATCTCGGGAGTTAGCTATTGTCACGCTATG CAAATATGTCATAGAGACCTTAAGCTTGAGAATACACTCTTAGATGGGAGCCCGTCGTCGCAGCTCAAAATTTGCGATTTTGGGTACTCGaag TCATCAGTTTTACACTCTCAGCCAAAATCGACCGTGGGAACGCCGGCTTACGTTGCCCCGGAGGTCTTGTCCCGGAAAGAATATAATGGAAAG aTTGCAGATGTGTGGTCGTGTGGGGTGACCTTGTATGTAATGTTAGTTGGTGCTTATCCTTTTGAAGATCCCGAAGATCCaagaaacattagaaaaacCATTCAG AGGATATTAAGTGTACATTACGCCATACCGGATTACGTCAGGATTTCAGCCGAGTGCAAGCATCTCTTATCTCGTATCTTCGTGGCTGACCCCGATAAG AGAATAACTGTACCGGAAATCGAAAAGCACCCGTGGTTTTTGAAGGGTCCTGTAGTTGTGCCGTTGGAGGAGAACTGTGATAATGGagtggaagatgatgaagaagaagaagaagaaaagtgtcGACAGAGTGTTGAAGAGATAGTGAAGATAATAGAGGAAGCAAGAAAGGGAGTGAATGGTATGAATACTAATGGTGGATTAGGTTTGATAGATGGGAGCATGGATCTTGATGAAATCGATGATGCTGATATTTATGacgatgttgatgatgatgacgagagAAATGGTGATTTCGTATGTGCTCTATGA
- the LOC104720934 gene encoding WEB family protein At5g16730, chloroplastic-like: MGEVDEKPSSIDVASPRYYSSTKVADIDTELFKMKASLENEVVSLKAELLKKDTLMKNLEAEVEKSKELEKQLLDSFEEKSRELEETKALVEESKVEIASLKERIDTSYNSQDSSEDEDEDDSSVQDFDIESIKIEMESTKESLAKAHESAEASSLRVSDLLEEMKSVKNELQSATDAEMTSKKAMDDLALALKEVATDCSQAKEKLVTAETELEASRLESQQWKEKHDEVRKEAELLKNTSERLRIEAEESLLAWNGKESVFVSCIKRGEDEKNSLLDENNRLLEALVAAENLSKKAKDENHKVRDILKQAINEANVAKEAAGIARAENSNLKDALLDKEDELEFALKEIERVKVNEALANDNVKKLKKLLSEIEVAMEEEKHRSLSRQESLHKDVEVVVEKKIEEKEKKEEKKENKKEKKESKKEKKEHSEKKEEKEKKEQTHQNIDKKMIGKTCSFSIMKLGHHNYNHSKHNKETALVEEEITKASNGGNHQQENSDGSGEGSSPSSDSYLFKGSIFDVAETPHAQTHHKRRSSCTFLEEVETMNPEDLENLDGNHLEEGELNDKGAVARKKKAFIRRFGDLLVRRKSLSFSHKKESSTDSQDKQQQPQTPPSPSPPLLPPMSPEP; encoded by the exons ATGGGAGAAGTAGATGAGAAACCGTCGTCCATTGATGTAGCTTCTCCGAGGTATTATTCATCGACCAAAGTTGCGGATATCGATACAGAGCTTTTCAAGATGAAAGCTTCCCTTGAGAACGAAGTCGTTTCTTTAAAAGCCGAGTTATTGAAGAAAGACACGTTGATGAAGAATCTTGAAGCTGAGGTGGAGAAAAGTAAAGAATTAGAGAAGCAACTTCTTGATTCCTTTGAAGAGAAATCAAGAGAGTTAGAGGAAACAAAAGCTTTGGTAGAAGAATCCAAGGTAGAGATCGCTTCTTTGAAAGAGAGGATAGATACATCTTACAATAGCCAAGATTCTAGCGAggacgaagacgaagatgataGTTCTGTTCAGGATTTTGATATCGAGTCTATAAAGATTGAGATGGAATCAACCAAGGAGAGTCTCGCAAAGGCTCATGAGTCTGCAGAAGCTTCCTCGTTGAGGGTATCTGATTTGTTAGAAGAGATGAAATCGGTTAAGAACGAGCTTCAATCAGCGACTGATGCAGAGATGACGAGCAAGAAAGCAATGGATGATTTGGCATTGGCTTTGAAAGAG GTGGCTACTGATTGTAGCCAAGCCAAGGAGAAGCTTGTGACTGCGGAAACAGAGCTCGAGGCTTCGAGGTTGGAGTCTCAGCAATGGAAAGAGAAACACGATGAAGTTAGGAAAGAAGCGGAACTGCTCAAGAACACGAGCGAGAGACTTAGGATTGAAGCAGAGGAATCACTTTTGGCTTGGAATGGGAAAGAGTCTGTGTTTGTGAGTTGCataaagagaggagaagacGAGAAGAACTCACTTCTTGATGAGAACAATAGATTGCTTGAAGCTCTTGTTGCTGCTGAGAATCTGAGCAAGAAGGCTAAAGATGAGAATCATAAGGTTAGAGATATACTTAAACAGGCCATTAACGAAGCTAATGTAGCGAAAGAAGCAGCCGGGATCGCCAGAGCTGAGAATTCGAATTTGAAAGATGCCTTGTTGGATAAGGAAGATGAACTTGAATTCGCTTTGAAGGAGATCGAGAGGGTGAAGGTTAACGAAGCTTTGGCTAATGACAATgtaaagaagttgaagaagctgTTGTCTGAAATAGAGGTAGCtatggaggaagagaaacacaGAAGCCTGAGCAGACAAGAGTCGTTGCACAAGGatgttgaagttgttgttgagaagaagattgaggagaaggagaagaaggaagagaagaaagagaacaagaaggagaagaaagagagcaagaaggagaagaaagaacatagcgagaagaaggaagagaaggagaagaaagagcaGACACATCAGAACATAGATAAGAAGATGATTGGGAAAACTTGTAGTTTCAGTATCATGAAGCTCGGTCATCACAACTACAACCATAGCAAGCACAACAAAGAAACAGCACTAGTAGAGGAAGAGATCACAAAAGCTTCAAACGGTGGGAATCATCAACAAGAGAACAGTGATGGAAGTGGCGAAGGAAGCTCTCCAAGTTCAGATTCTTACCTATTCAAAGGTTCAATCTTTGACGTAGCAGAGACGCCACATGCGCAGACGCATCACAAGAGGAGATCATCGTGTACGTTTTTGGAAGAAGTAGAGACGATGAATCCAGAGGATCTGGAGAATTTGGATGGGAATCATTTAGAAGAAGGAGAGTTGAACGACAAAGGAGCAGtagcaaggaagaagaaggcatTTATACGTAGGTTTGGTGATCTTCTCGTTAGGAGGAAGAGCTTAAGTTTCTCACACAAGAAAGAGTCTTCCACTGATTCACAAGATAAGCAGCAGCAACCACAGACTcctccgtctccgtctccgCCACTACTACCGCCCATGTCTCCGGAGCCCTGA
- the LOC104720933 gene encoding histone H3.3, producing MARTKQTARKSTGGKAPRKQLATKAARKSAPTTGGVKKPHRYRPGTVALREIRKYQKSTELLIRKLPFQRLVREIAQDFKTDLRFQSHAVLALQEAAEAYLVGLFEDTNLCAIHAKRVTIMPKDIQLARRIRGERA from the exons ATGGCTCGTACCAAGCAAACCGCTCGTAAGTCCACCGGAGGAAAAGCTCCAAGGAAGCAACTTGCTACTAAG GCTGCTCGTAAATCTGCACCAACCACTGGTGGAGTCAAGAAACCACATCGTTACCGTCCTGGAACTGTTGCTCTCCG TGAAATCCGTAAGTACCAGAAGAGTACTGAGTTGCTGATCAGGAAACTCCCATTCCAGAGGCTAGTCCGTGAGATTGCTCAAGATTTCAAAACTGATTTGCGTTTCCAGAGCCATGCTGTCTTAGCTCTCCAGGAAGCTGCTGAAGCATACCTTGTTGGTCTCTTTGAAGACACTAACCTCTGCGCCATTCACGCCAAGCGTGTCACCATTATGCCTAAGGATATTCAGTTGGCTCGTCGTATCAGAGGTGAACGCGCTTAA